Proteins encoded together in one Pseudomonadota bacterium window:
- a CDS encoding calcium-binding protein, with protein TIDNGKELFGDQTILSNGTRAANGFQALSELDANADGKIDANDAAFSSLKVWQDLDGDGYSASDELFTLQEEGIQSINTGYTTSTLVDANGNEHKQAGSFTKSDGTTATATDVWFKADKMYTIANEWLDIPDDIAALPDLQGYGNVYDLHQAMVRDSSGALKSLVEQFAAETDADVRHALITQIIFKWAGVENVDPTSRGPNIDARKLTVPEKLFGNQFVGTTGTNPNSIAGPILYRQSQKIYVTV; from the coding sequence CACCATTGACAACGGCAAGGAACTCTTTGGCGATCAAACGATTCTAAGCAACGGAACCAGAGCGGCAAATGGTTTTCAGGCCCTCTCTGAGCTTGATGCCAATGCCGACGGCAAAATAGATGCTAACGATGCCGCATTCTCAAGCCTCAAGGTCTGGCAGGACCTCGACGGCGATGGCTATTCCGCCTCCGATGAACTCTTTACCCTCCAGGAAGAGGGCATTCAATCCATCAACACCGGCTATACTACATCCACCCTTGTTGATGCCAACGGCAATGAACATAAGCAGGCAGGGAGTTTCACCAAATCAGACGGCACCACCGCTACAGCTACCGATGTATGGTTCAAGGCGGATAAGATGTATACCATTGCCAACGAATGGCTTGACATCCCTGATGACATAGCAGCCCTTCCTGACCTTCAGGGGTATGGCAATGTCTATGACCTACATCAGGCAATGGTAAGAGACTCATCAGGCGCTCTTAAATCCCTTGTGGAACAGTTTGCCGCAGAAACCGATGCGGATGTCAGGCACGCGCTTATTACTCAGATTATCTTCAAATGGGCAGGGGTGGAGAATGTTGATCCAACAAGCAGAGGACCCAATATCGATGCCAGAAAACTTACCGTTCCGGAGAAACTCTTCGGTAACCAGTTTGTGGGTACCACAGGCACAAACCCCAACAGCATTGCAGGGCCCATTTTATACAGACAATCGCAAAAAATATATGTAACTGTCTGA